The Ignavibacteria bacterium genome contains the following window.
AAAGAGTAGGATAAATTCTTAAATAAAAAATCCTTCTTAGAACTTTTTCCAATGAATTAAAGATTCTCCAATAATCAAATTGAATCTAAAAGCAAAAAATCCTTTTTAACATTATTCCTTGCAGTAGTTTTCTCAACCTTCAAATTTTTATTCCCATATTGACAGATTTTTTCTAATGGGCATTCAAAACATTTTGGTGTCTGACTTAAACAAATATTTCTACCAAGCTTTATTAAGTTGGTATGGAATTCGTGTGCGATATTTGGTGGTAAATGTTTGTGAAGTTCAAAAAAAGTCTTATCTCTATCCTTAGTAGTTACCACTCCAATTCTATTCAGTATTCGATGAACATGCGTATCTACAGGGCAAACATTTTTGTGCAAACCAAATAGCAAAACACACGATGCAGTTTTTAATCCAACACCATCAAATGATGTCAGGTAATTAATTGCATCGTCAATTGTGAATTCATTTAAGAAATTTAAGTTTAGCTTTCCTCTTTCCGCTTTTAACTCTTTAATAAAATTTTTAATTGCCTTTGCTTTTTGTTTGCCTAATCCAGCGACTTTTATCTCCTTTTCAATTGATCTAAGATCAGCTTCAAGAATTTTTTGGTAATCAGGAAACTTTCTTTTCAGTCGGAGGAAAGCTTGATGGGAATTTACATCGTTTGTATTCTGAGATAGAATTGTGGCTATTAAAATATCGAGCGGATCTGATTTAAGATTTCTTTTTGGTTTACCAAATTTTTCAAGAAGGAGCTCATTAACTTTTAAAATAAAATTGGCGGTCGAATCCAAATTTTCAATTTTTGAATTGACCGCCTTTTTCATAATTAAAACTTAACTACTACATCCATAAATTGAACATTCTTCAACCTGCCATAATCGGCAAATCCATAATTCAATGAAATAAGGATATCATTCATAATAGGATAATTAAGACCAAAGCCAAATGTGTAGCTCTGTTCACTATCTCTCAAGAATAATGATTTATATCCTGTTCTTGCATAAAAAGTATTGTTGAAATTAAATTCAAGTCCGAGATTTAAATACTCAGTATTATCATTCGGATGAACTGCATCAACAGAAGTTGTTAAAGTAAGTAACTGAGACTTAATGACTTCCATAGCAAGCCCAACTCTAAACGAAAGCGGAATATCATAGTAAGCCAGGCGATATTCAGCAGGAATATTGTTTGGTCCTGAATTTGGATCATTGTTTGGGTCAATATTGAAATAAGTATTTCGTCCTTCGAGCTTCATTTTGGTTCCAAAGTTGGAAATACTTGCTCCAATTCTCAATCCATTGAAAGGTGTTGTATACATTGTACCTGCATCCAAAGCCATTGAGCTTGCTGACATATCCCAGACACGATCTCTGATATATTTGAAATTAAATCCAATAGAAAAATTATCAGTAAGATTTCTTGCATAAGAAAGACCAAGAGCAAGAGAACTTGCATCCCAGTATCGTCCATCACCTTCAGGATTATCAAAGGTTCGTACTTTTTCTTCTGGTACAGAAAAAGAAGTTAAACTCAGTGCAATACTTCCAATATCACCAAGATTAATCGCAAGTGCTGCAAAATCAAAAGACATATCAGCTAACCAGTTTGCATGATTAAATGCTGCTGCACCAGTCCCGGTAATTCGAGAAATACCAGCTGGATTGTAATAGATAGAATAGATATCATTTTCCATTGCAGCAAAAGCACCTGCCATTCCAATAGCTCGAGCACCTGTATTTATTTTCAAGAAAGTTGCTGCAGTTGTTCCAACTTTCGAAGTGCTTCGTTCAAGCTGAGCAAAAGTTGAAGATGCCAGAAAGCTTATAATTATAACCGTAAAAATTATTTTTGTTTTCATTTTCAAACTCCATTAATTTATTTAATTACGGCAAATCGACCGATCTTTTCACCAATTCCTGGTGCATCAACATGATAGATATAAACACCGTAAGCAATTCTTTGACCTTCATAACTTAATAAATCCCAATTAACGATACTTCCATCATCATTTTTGTGAAGAGTTTGAACCAACTCACCAGCAATTGTGTAAATTCTTATTGTACACTCCTTCGGAAGATTTCTAAATTGAAGAACTTTCTCACCTCTTCTGTTTGGTTGTCTTGCAGGCTGCTCTGCATCTGAATAAGCGACATATGGATTCGGGACTACATAAATATTCTCGAGCTGAGTCTTTGCTAACTGATTGTCATATTTTTCACCGATTGTCTTGAATTTATAAAGCTCACCTGTTTTAAATGGTTTGGTTGTTCTTAAGAAATAAACATCACCTTGTGGAGGTATAAAATTACCAGAAGGTAAGGAGAAAGTTATCTGATAAGATGTTCTTGATCTTTCTCTTACTCTTGGGAAGAATATAATATCTTCACCTGGATCCCATCTTCCATTTCCACGAGTTGCAGGTACACCTTCGAAAATTAAATAATCCGCTTTTCTTCCATACATTGTGTCAGCAGTTTCTATTGTTATTCTAAATGGACACACAATTAATTGATTTGATTGATTTCTTACAGTATCTCCTGGATTTGCATATTTACCATTTGCCAATGTATCGAAGTTTGTAAATTCAATTCTAAAATCAAGGTCGGTTGGTAGATGAGGATTGGCCGGTGAAGCTGTTCTTGGAACCCAGAGAATTGTATCTTTCAAATTAGTAGTTTTGCCTGGCATCCAACCGGAATTTTTGTAATCTATTCCGAGAGTGTCATTGTAAATAAATAACCTCATCCCATCGAAAGAAGGATTAGCATCTTCTCCTTTGATATAATTACTTTGATAGACTGGATAATATTTATAAGTCACATAATAAACATTCCCTGCAGGAAGATCATTCGGATTTGCACCTTTGATTTTACCAGTTGTTGGACTAACAATATACTTGTTCGATGGAATGATATTCCCAGCTTCGTCTTTAACAACTACACTGCTTAAAATTATATTCTGATTGGAAAGATTGACTAAAACAGTGTCTTTGGAAATAATTTTATCTGTGACTCCAGTTTCATTTATTAAATTAAATTTATCTACTGCGGTAAATTCTAAGGTGTATTCATTATTATCTTTTACCTG
Protein-coding sequences here:
- a CDS encoding endonuclease III — translated: MKKAVNSKIENLDSTANFILKVNELLLEKFGKPKRNLKSDPLDILIATILSQNTNDVNSHQAFLRLKRKFPDYQKILEADLRSIEKEIKVAGLGKQKAKAIKNFIKELKAERGKLNLNFLNEFTIDDAINYLTSFDGVGLKTASCVLLFGLHKNVCPVDTHVHRILNRIGVVTTKDRDKTFFELHKHLPPNIAHEFHTNLIKLGRNICLSQTPKCFECPLEKICQYGNKNLKVEKTTARNNVKKDFLLLDSI
- a CDS encoding PorV/PorQ family protein translates to MKTKIIFTVIIISFLASSTFAQLERSTSKVGTTAATFLKINTGARAIGMAGAFAAMENDIYSIYYNPAGISRITGTGAAAFNHANWLADMSFDFAALAINLGDIGSIALSLTSFSVPEEKVRTFDNPEGDGRYWDASSLALGLSYARNLTDNFSIGFNFKYIRDRVWDMSASSMALDAGTMYTTPFNGLRIGASISNFGTKMKLEGRNTYFNIDPNNDPNSGPNNIPAEYRLAYYDIPLSFRVGLAMEVIKSQLLTLTTSVDAVHPNDNTEYLNLGLEFNFNNTFYARTGYKSLFLRDSEQSYTFGFGLNYPIMNDILISLNYGFADYGRLKNVQFMDVVVKF